A stretch of the Archangium violaceum genome encodes the following:
- a CDS encoding serine/threonine-protein kinase yields MAGSKLPFAPDDVRGRQMGNYEVLCRLSTGGMAEILLATRRGLAGFHKPVVLKKILPDIQGQEEFVQMFLDEARVTAAFNHPNIAQVFDLDVANDELFLTMEFVPGATLLEVARACHAANEPMPMGLALAAARDTALALHYAHTFTDALGQPSPVIHRDVAEKNIMVTYEGVTKLLDFGIAKSLAGASRTQVGMVKGTSGYMSPEQILGEPLDARSDLFSLGVVLHECLTGMRLFPGKAPAAVCNAVLKGPIPEPSRTNKAVPPELDALVLKALARKRDERHASTLEFARELERAVAPLIWLPEQSGELLRRLFAERREQTRQLLASGRATTGEVKLAQPFSEKEAPAPQRLPTISAPLFPAPGQAVLSEQTDIVSYSLVTKPPAPLPSPGSPPPPPPEDTNVQRPAQLTARARPARVVAEAPSVSAPPVPDPPRASVRLPTPEPAHPRARSLSRTDALPPPVPPEPESREPELKTAVIRPQRTTPTGEQPVTSDDTVPRYNPTRPARRASLAHLDAVTIPIGRALESPSAAPASTTPDATEAPTRPSLRSPLTRPRPVEPEDDGPEFPTQPSLTLPSREEGHMPLRGVDEASPSPSRGRGTRVAALLLVLLLGGAATLVALRLDGGLLSSRLFPPPPDVPAPAVRQDAPPPAPADTQAPSTHTGDAPPPTPESQPPAEAPQPPAGSTTPEPAAVALAAPTTAEAPPPSGAPPTDVAPDTVKDEEPAQPAKRGKVPAGPRRKRSATTAATMETSPELVTNSNEAERAWQALERERSGAANPSGDKGFLTLATDQYVTVYRGSERLGDTPLFRVPLPPGKHTLRLVGDGRSLRIQVEIKTGEVTSIRGPLSKLSRE; encoded by the coding sequence ATGGCTGGGTCGAAGCTCCCCTTCGCGCCGGATGATGTGCGCGGCAGGCAGATGGGCAACTACGAGGTGCTCTGTCGCCTGAGCACGGGCGGGATGGCGGAAATCCTGCTCGCGACGCGGCGCGGCCTGGCCGGCTTCCACAAGCCCGTGGTGCTCAAGAAGATCCTCCCGGACATCCAGGGGCAGGAGGAGTTCGTCCAGATGTTCCTGGACGAGGCCCGGGTGACGGCGGCCTTCAACCACCCGAACATCGCGCAGGTGTTCGATCTGGACGTGGCCAACGACGAGCTCTTCCTGACCATGGAGTTCGTGCCGGGCGCCACGCTGCTCGAGGTGGCCCGCGCGTGCCACGCCGCCAACGAGCCCATGCCCATGGGGCTGGCCCTCGCCGCCGCGAGGGACACCGCGCTGGCGCTGCACTACGCGCACACCTTCACGGACGCGCTCGGACAGCCCTCGCCCGTCATCCACCGCGACGTGGCCGAGAAGAACATCATGGTGACGTACGAGGGCGTCACCAAGCTGTTGGACTTCGGCATCGCGAAGAGCCTGGCGGGCGCCAGCCGCACACAGGTGGGCATGGTGAAGGGCACCAGCGGGTACATGTCGCCGGAGCAGATTCTGGGCGAGCCGCTGGACGCGCGCAGCGATCTGTTCAGCCTGGGCGTGGTGCTGCACGAGTGCCTCACCGGGATGAGGCTCTTCCCGGGCAAGGCGCCCGCGGCGGTATGCAACGCGGTGCTCAAGGGCCCCATCCCCGAGCCCTCGCGCACCAACAAGGCGGTTCCCCCCGAGCTGGACGCCCTGGTGCTCAAGGCGCTGGCGCGCAAGCGCGACGAACGCCACGCGAGCACGCTGGAGTTCGCCCGCGAGTTGGAGCGTGCCGTGGCCCCCCTCATCTGGCTGCCCGAGCAGAGCGGCGAGCTGCTGCGGCGCCTCTTCGCCGAGCGGCGCGAGCAGACGCGTCAGCTGCTGGCCAGCGGCCGGGCCACCACGGGCGAGGTGAAGCTCGCACAGCCCTTCTCGGAGAAGGAAGCACCGGCCCCCCAGCGCCTGCCCACCATCTCCGCGCCCCTCTTCCCGGCACCCGGCCAGGCCGTGCTCTCCGAGCAGACGGACATCGTCTCCTACTCCCTGGTCACGAAGCCTCCGGCGCCACTTCCCTCCCCGGGCTCGCCACCGCCGCCTCCCCCCGAGGACACGAACGTGCAGCGGCCGGCGCAGCTCACGGCGCGTGCCCGCCCGGCCCGTGTCGTGGCCGAAGCCCCCTCGGTGAGTGCCCCACCCGTCCCGGATCCGCCTCGGGCCTCTGTCCGGCTCCCGACGCCCGAGCCGGCCCACCCCCGCGCGCGCAGCCTGAGCCGCACCGACGCCCTGCCACCCCCGGTGCCCCCGGAGCCGGAGTCGCGAGAGCCGGAGCTCAAGACCGCCGTCATCCGGCCGCAGCGCACCACGCCCACCGGCGAGCAGCCCGTCACCTCGGACGACACCGTCCCCCGGTACAACCCCACGCGTCCGGCACGCCGGGCATCCCTGGCGCACCTGGACGCCGTCACCATCCCCATCGGCCGCGCCCTCGAGTCACCCTCCGCGGCACCCGCATCCACCACGCCGGATGCAACGGAAGCCCCCACCCGGCCCTCCCTGCGCTCGCCGCTGACCCGGCCGCGCCCGGTGGAGCCCGAGGATGACGGGCCGGAGTTCCCCACCCAGCCCTCCCTGACGCTCCCATCCCGGGAAGAGGGGCACATGCCCCTGCGGGGTGTCGACGAGGCCTCGCCCTCCCCCTCCCGTGGAAGGGGTACGCGGGTGGCCGCGCTGCTCCTGGTGCTCCTCCTGGGTGGGGCCGCGACGCTGGTCGCGCTGCGGCTGGACGGTGGCCTCCTGTCCTCGCGGCTCTTCCCGCCTCCACCGGACGTACCGGCTCCGGCCGTGAGGCAAGACGCGCCTCCCCCCGCTCCCGCGGACACACAGGCGCCATCCACCCACACCGGGGATGCCCCGCCGCCCACCCCGGAGTCACAACCTCCCGCCGAGGCGCCACAACCTCCCGCCGGGAGCACCACGCCGGAGCCCGCGGCCGTCGCGCTCGCCGCTCCCACCACCGCCGAAGCCCCTCCCCCCTCGGGGGCGCCTCCCACGGATGTGGCCCCGGACACCGTGAAGGACGAGGAGCCCGCGCAGCCGGCGAAGCGTGGCAAGGTGCCGGCGGGCCCGCGCCGCAAGCGGAGTGCCACCACCGCCGCCACCATGGAGACCTCTCCCGAGCTGGTGACGAACTCCAACGAGGCGGAGCGGGCGTGGCAGGCCCTGGAGCGGGAGCGCTCCGGTGCGGCCAATCCCTCGGGTGACAAGGGCTTCCTGACGCTCGCCACGGATCAGTACGTCACCGTGTACCGGGGCAGCGAGCGGCTGGGCGACACCCCCCTCTTCCGGGTGCCCCTCCCCCCGGGGAAGCACACCCTGCGGCTCGTGGGGGACGGTAGGTCCTTGAGGATCCAAGTGGAAATCAAGACGGGCGAGGTCACCTCCATCCGGGGGCCCCTCTCGAAGCTCTCCCGGGAGTGA
- a CDS encoding TIGR02270 family protein, which produces MNPSSPLPPNGPLPEFVSRHFEDASFLWALRNRAVDSSHYTFADLELLDERVESHLDGLRIAGTAAASVIDEALSAAGPGEIFTATALALESGSAARLSPVLELARDSEAGLDAFISAHCWLPWPRVAGALGQLAREDDAVLCRVSLVGHAAHGQEPGAVLSRALASTDTGLRARALQGVGELRRRELLPVARQALTSEDEACRFFAARACVLLGERAALPVLRSLAEKAGPHAAEAVSLAVRRMERREAREWLMGFTERPQHHRLALAGSAALGDTFFIPWLLRMMRVPELARAAGEAFRFITGADLSERLLEGSAPEAGSDAAAQEDEVPEVEADADLPWPAPDAVEAWWAEWKRNFHPETRYLLGRPMMPEALRDVLELGRQRERRAAALELAMRHPGQPLFDVGAPGFRQRQRLATLP; this is translated from the coding sequence ATGAATCCGTCCAGCCCGCTGCCGCCCAACGGGCCCCTGCCGGAGTTCGTCTCACGCCACTTCGAGGACGCCTCCTTCCTCTGGGCGCTCCGCAACAGGGCGGTTGACTCCTCCCACTACACCTTCGCGGACCTGGAGCTGCTCGACGAGCGCGTGGAGTCTCACCTGGACGGTCTGCGCATCGCCGGTACCGCCGCCGCGTCCGTCATCGACGAGGCCCTCTCCGCGGCCGGCCCGGGTGAGATCTTCACCGCGACCGCGCTTGCCCTCGAGAGTGGCTCCGCCGCCCGTCTCTCTCCTGTGCTGGAGCTCGCACGTGACTCGGAGGCCGGGTTGGACGCCTTCATCTCGGCGCACTGCTGGCTGCCATGGCCCCGGGTCGCGGGGGCACTTGGGCAGCTCGCCCGTGAGGATGACGCGGTGCTGTGCCGGGTCTCCCTGGTGGGGCATGCGGCCCATGGCCAGGAGCCGGGCGCCGTGCTCTCCCGTGCGCTCGCCAGCACCGACACGGGCCTGCGTGCCCGCGCACTCCAGGGGGTGGGCGAGTTGCGTCGCCGGGAGTTGCTGCCGGTGGCCCGCCAGGCCCTGACCTCCGAGGACGAGGCGTGCCGTTTCTTCGCCGCCAGGGCCTGTGTCCTGCTCGGAGAGCGCGCGGCCCTTCCCGTCCTCCGCTCCCTGGCGGAGAAGGCCGGGCCCCATGCGGCGGAGGCCGTCTCGCTGGCCGTGCGGAGGATGGAGCGGAGGGAGGCCCGGGAGTGGCTGATGGGCTTCACGGAGCGCCCCCAGCACCACCGGCTCGCCCTGGCCGGCAGTGCGGCCCTGGGAGATACCTTCTTCATCCCCTGGCTCCTCCGAATGATGCGGGTGCCCGAGCTGGCTCGCGCGGCCGGCGAGGCCTTCCGCTTCATCACCGGCGCCGACCTCTCGGAGCGTCTTCTGGAGGGCTCGGCCCCGGAAGCCGGGAGCGACGCGGCGGCCCAGGAGGACGAGGTGCCCGAAGTCGAAGCCGACGCGGACCTGCCGTGGCCCGCCCCCGATGCCGTGGAAGCGTGGTGGGCGGAGTGGAAGCGGAACTTTCACCCAGAAACCCGCTACCTGCTCGGCCGACCCATGATGCCGGAGGCGCTGCGGGACGTTCTCGAGCTTGGGCGCCAGCGCGAGCGGAGAGCCGCGGCCCTGGAGCTGGCGATGAGGCATCCGGGCCAGCCCCTGTTCGACGTCGGCGCTCCGGGCTTCCGGCAGCGGCAGCGGCTCGCCACCCTTCCGTGA
- a CDS encoding PilZ domain-containing protein: MATEKAERTRARERLLGYRMGPGLLAVAAVEGELSSAGRLVQLSPEHLTMSLSKPTALRPGQTANVVLGLGAQRTSLRAEVTNVHVPGPEAPPELSLRFVAPLLAQARHIVSMLEGWRDKGQLETPHSSPIWKERITRADRIGRIFEALTARRCRGMARVASGDVELTAALYDKYDGRVSWEANGVLPSGPFALEVFGYSSVLHFLVEHTSYEDGLWSVALPRELVRYRHRRLRRAPAWGGCAAHFAHPLWPQVRVERELMDISYEGLSFATQPGEDLMYPGLVLPEVTVGLPGKEPVRVRAEVRNIIGTSLGRRCGLRVEPLNEEEGARWRLLVEEQSHPNTRVKGPWNQGTWELFERSGYFRLSGKSPADFERMQAEYRDAHERLEDHPRLGYRVVRPMPGGESVEASLSWLKPYSGSWLGHQLARQQPRNEKLRSTARDALRDVYLRGFEPAQIDPEVKWFLAYCEANVRWVKFTAFDFAEWYQHTGQACMVPFRFMEADARREWSMPEGFSLGAPTQAERAELFERLKAARPEAYREALDLVPERFDLAELKRQWSEAKLTRERDVLVARKDGRALAVGVMETAHAGLNLFNVLNGLRIIPLVDEASAEGQEAMLALLAGAAEWYRARGLDVFVHYVETEHTGYTEQARLVDLGEGRIWILSTQLLPDFIEHLCEATTPRGDM, encoded by the coding sequence ATGGCGACGGAGAAGGCGGAGCGTACGCGAGCCCGAGAGCGCCTCCTGGGCTACCGCATGGGTCCTGGGCTGTTGGCAGTGGCGGCGGTGGAGGGGGAGTTGTCGTCGGCGGGGAGGCTGGTGCAGCTCTCGCCGGAGCATCTGACGATGAGCCTGTCCAAGCCCACGGCGCTGCGGCCCGGGCAGACGGCGAACGTGGTGTTGGGTCTGGGAGCGCAGAGGACGTCGCTGCGGGCCGAGGTGACGAACGTGCACGTGCCGGGGCCGGAGGCACCGCCGGAGCTGAGCCTGCGCTTCGTGGCGCCCCTGTTGGCTCAGGCGCGGCACATCGTCTCCATGCTGGAGGGCTGGCGGGACAAGGGCCAGCTGGAGACGCCGCACTCGAGCCCCATCTGGAAGGAGCGGATCACGCGGGCGGACCGGATCGGCCGCATCTTCGAGGCGCTGACGGCGCGGCGGTGCCGGGGCATGGCGCGCGTGGCCTCGGGGGACGTGGAGCTGACGGCGGCGCTCTACGACAAGTACGACGGGCGGGTGTCGTGGGAGGCCAACGGGGTGCTGCCCTCGGGGCCCTTCGCGCTGGAGGTGTTCGGCTACAGCTCGGTGCTGCACTTCCTGGTGGAGCACACCTCGTACGAGGACGGGCTGTGGAGCGTGGCGCTGCCGCGCGAGCTGGTGCGCTACCGCCACCGCAGGCTGCGCAGGGCGCCGGCGTGGGGGGGGTGCGCGGCGCACTTCGCCCATCCGCTCTGGCCGCAGGTGCGCGTGGAGCGGGAGCTGATGGACATCTCGTACGAGGGCCTGTCCTTCGCCACGCAGCCAGGAGAGGACCTGATGTACCCGGGGCTGGTGCTGCCGGAGGTGACGGTGGGGCTGCCGGGGAAGGAGCCGGTGCGGGTGAGGGCGGAGGTGCGCAACATCATCGGCACGTCGCTGGGCCGGCGCTGTGGCCTCCGGGTGGAGCCGCTGAACGAGGAGGAGGGCGCGCGCTGGCGGCTGCTGGTGGAGGAACAGAGCCATCCGAACACGCGGGTGAAGGGTCCGTGGAACCAGGGCACGTGGGAGCTGTTCGAGCGCTCGGGGTACTTCCGGCTGTCGGGGAAGAGCCCGGCGGACTTCGAGCGGATGCAGGCCGAGTACCGTGACGCGCACGAGCGGCTGGAGGACCACCCGCGCTTGGGCTACCGGGTGGTGCGGCCGATGCCGGGCGGCGAGTCGGTGGAGGCGAGCCTGTCGTGGCTCAAGCCGTACTCGGGGAGCTGGCTGGGACACCAGCTGGCGCGCCAGCAGCCGCGCAACGAGAAGCTGCGCAGCACGGCCCGGGACGCGCTGCGGGACGTCTACCTGCGGGGCTTCGAGCCGGCGCAGATCGATCCCGAGGTGAAGTGGTTCCTCGCGTACTGCGAGGCGAACGTGAGGTGGGTGAAGTTCACGGCGTTCGACTTCGCCGAGTGGTACCAGCACACGGGCCAGGCGTGCATGGTGCCGTTCCGCTTCATGGAGGCGGACGCGCGGCGTGAGTGGAGCATGCCCGAGGGCTTCAGCCTGGGAGCGCCGACGCAGGCGGAGAGGGCGGAGCTGTTCGAGCGGCTGAAGGCGGCGCGGCCGGAGGCGTACCGGGAGGCGTTGGACCTGGTGCCGGAGCGGTTCGATCTGGCGGAGCTCAAGCGCCAGTGGAGCGAGGCGAAGCTTACGCGGGAGCGGGACGTGCTGGTGGCGCGCAAGGACGGGCGCGCGCTGGCAGTGGGGGTGATGGAGACGGCGCACGCGGGGCTCAACCTGTTCAACGTGCTGAACGGGCTGCGGATCATCCCGCTGGTGGACGAGGCGTCGGCGGAGGGGCAGGAGGCGATGCTGGCGCTGCTGGCGGGAGCGGCGGAGTGGTACCGGGCCCGGGGGCTGGACGTGTTCGTGCACTACGTGGAGACGGAGCACACGGGGTACACGGAGCAGGCGCGGCTGGTGGACCTGGGAGAGGGGCGCATCTGGATTTTGTCGACGCAGCTGCTGCCGGACTTCATCGAGCACCTGTGCGAGGCGACGACGCCGCGGGGAGACATGTGA
- a CDS encoding mechanosensitive ion channel family protein, with protein MLPIPPSHLSLVVGAVLTLLVFVIRALMSSDEQLRKDLGGALGFLVTFLVLRAVDGEFGALLYPQARQLLRVAWMLALAFGAIRATVSFGLLLVRLRSRMPVPKILRDVLDFSLYALSVIPILKTQLDIDLTSLVATSAIVSVVLGLAMQDTLGNLFAGLSLQLERPYQVGDWVTIRDITGRVVQIAWRATRIETSRKEIVTLPNNVCSKEAVRNYSRGGLPVAVDISFHASHERAPNEVKAVVLETLENVPLMLRQPAPVCRTWAYEEAGILYQVRYYVEEFGHADQVKEEVYTRLWYRFRRDGIELPFPKARAQPGGPPAPEFPEEAVAEMLRRVDLFKVLKEEERARLRREMVPKRFAKGEHVIEQGETGNTFYLVGRGELSVRAGGVEVSRLSRGNYFGEMSLLTGEPRTATVVALTDVVLLELDRPVFARLFDEHPELAPKLSGMLAHRRTQLNAARTASGETLPVSEEHHILDRLKSIFRLS; from the coding sequence GTGCTCCCCATCCCGCCGAGTCACCTCTCCCTGGTCGTGGGCGCGGTCCTCACGTTGCTCGTCTTCGTCATCCGGGCGCTGATGAGCTCGGACGAGCAGTTGCGCAAGGATCTGGGTGGAGCGCTCGGCTTCCTGGTGACGTTCCTCGTGCTGCGCGCGGTGGACGGAGAGTTCGGCGCGCTCCTGTATCCCCAGGCGCGGCAGTTGCTGCGCGTGGCGTGGATGCTCGCCCTCGCCTTCGGTGCCATCCGGGCGACCGTGTCCTTCGGCCTGCTCCTGGTGCGCCTGCGCTCGCGCATGCCCGTCCCGAAGATCCTGCGCGACGTCCTCGACTTCTCGCTCTACGCCCTCTCCGTCATCCCCATCCTCAAGACGCAGCTCGACATTGATTTGACGAGCCTGGTGGCCACCTCCGCCATCGTCTCGGTGGTGCTCGGTCTGGCGATGCAGGACACGCTGGGCAACCTCTTCGCCGGCCTGTCCCTGCAGCTCGAGCGCCCCTACCAGGTGGGGGACTGGGTCACCATCAGGGACATCACCGGCCGTGTGGTGCAGATCGCCTGGCGCGCCACGCGCATCGAGACGTCGCGCAAGGAGATCGTCACCCTGCCCAACAACGTCTGCTCCAAGGAGGCGGTGAGGAACTACTCACGCGGCGGGCTGCCGGTGGCCGTGGACATCTCCTTCCATGCCTCGCACGAGCGGGCACCCAATGAGGTGAAGGCGGTGGTGCTGGAGACGTTGGAGAACGTGCCGCTGATGCTGCGCCAGCCCGCGCCCGTCTGCCGCACGTGGGCCTACGAGGAGGCGGGCATCCTCTACCAGGTGCGCTACTACGTGGAGGAGTTCGGACATGCGGACCAGGTGAAGGAGGAGGTGTACACCCGGCTCTGGTACAGATTCCGGCGCGACGGCATCGAGCTGCCCTTCCCGAAGGCCCGGGCGCAGCCGGGCGGACCGCCCGCGCCCGAGTTCCCCGAGGAGGCGGTGGCCGAGATGTTGCGGCGGGTGGACCTCTTCAAGGTGCTCAAGGAGGAGGAGCGCGCGCGGCTGCGGCGGGAGATGGTGCCCAAGCGCTTCGCGAAGGGCGAGCACGTCATCGAGCAGGGCGAGACGGGCAACACCTTCTACCTGGTGGGCCGCGGAGAGCTGTCCGTGCGCGCGGGCGGGGTGGAGGTGTCCCGGCTGTCGCGTGGCAACTACTTCGGGGAGATGTCGCTGCTGACGGGCGAGCCGCGCACGGCCACGGTGGTGGCGCTCACGGACGTGGTGCTGCTGGAACTGGACAGGCCCGTGTTCGCGCGTCTCTTCGACGAGCACCCCGAGCTGGCTCCCAAGCTGTCGGGGATGTTGGCGCACCGGCGCACGCAGTTGAACGCGGCGAGGACGGCCTCGGGCGAGACGCTGCCCGTGTCGGAGGAGCACCACATCCTCGATCGGCTCAAGAGCATCTTCCGGCTGAGCTGA